GTCCAAATTTCGGAATCTTCCGATTCTCGTATGAGAATCGTCTTCTTACACTGCCCCTCGCCCGTGCAATACGGGCGACCCACCCGGTTTCAGGGTCGACCCCTCCCCCTGAGACTCAGGCTTCACGATGCCACGCGGTCCCCGCCCCGTGGCATCTTTTTTTTACAGGCCCTTCTCCACCAGGTCGAGCAGTCGTTGGCCGAGCACTCCCGCCTGCTCCCTTGCCCGGCCGCGCAGCGGCCCGTCGATGAGCAGGATCGCCAGGCCATGTACGGCCGACCACGCAAGGTACTCCGCACCCGGACGTCGTTCGACTGGCAGCAGGCCTGCCTCTACCCAGCGATCCAGTGCGGCGCCAAGCAGTTCGAACGGGTTCAGTCCGCTATTGCCGGCTTTTGCCGGATCGGAATCTTCCTCCACATCGTCGGGAACCGAGAATGCGGTGCGAAACAGCCCTGTCTCACCCAAGGCAAAGCGCAGGTAGCCCGCGCCTACCGCCCGCAGGCTCGCCCGCGCGCGCTCGGCAGGCGCGGCATCAGAAGGAATCGTCGCCAACTCCGCTTCCATCGCCATCGCCAGGCCGGACAGCGCGTGCGCGCGCACTGCCTGCAAAAGATCCTGCCGGTTCGCGAAGTGCCGGTATGCCGCATTCGGCACCACGCCCGCTCGGCGTGTCGCCTCGCGCAGGACAACGGCATCTGGCCCGCCCTGCCGTGCCAGATCGATGCCTGCTTCGAGCAGGGCGCGGCGCAGGTCACCATGGCGATAAGTGGTGCGCGTGGGCGGTGTGGGCGGTGTGGGCGGTGTGGGCGGTGTGGGCGGTGTGGGCGGTGTGGGCGCGGCGGTTCGATTCATGCTAGCTCCCATGCGGACAACGTCCAGGGCAACGAATAACAATAGTAGACAGTGTACACAAACACTTCCAGCGCCGTTCGTCCGCGCGGTTCGCGTATTTCCCGCGTCACTAAAGGATGGGAGCGAAGAGCTTGGCCACGTGCATCGCCACGCGCAGGATCGCGGGCGCGCCAAGGAAGTCCTCGCGGTCGATCTGACGGGCCTGCGCGAAATCGGCTTCCAGCATCTCGGCCACGCTGGCCGCGAATGCCGGGTGAGCCGTCATGACCATCATCTCGAAGTTGAGCCGGAACGAGCGATTGTCCAGATTCGCGGTGCCGACAGCCGCCGCGTCGTCGTCGACCAGGATGACCTTCTGGTGCAGGAAGCCCGGCTGGTAGCGGAACACCTTCACGCCGGCGCAGACGGCCTGGTGGGCATAGATCGTCGACGCCCCATAGACCACGTAATGGTCCGGCCGGGCCGGTATCAGGATGCGCACGTCCACACCACGCAGCACTGCCAGCCGTAGCATCGCGGAAACGGCTTCGTCGGGCACGAAGTATGGCGACGTAATCCAGATCCGCTTGCGCGCGGCCTGGATCGCCTCGACGAAGAACAGCGAGCATGTCTCCTGCGCGTCCGCCGGCCCGGATGGCACGATCTGGCACACCATGTCGCCGAAACGCCTCGGCGGTGGCAGCAACAGGTAGGGCACCTCGTGCGCGGCCCAGTACCAGTCCTCGGCGAACGTCATCTGCAGCTCGAGCACCACCGCGCCGCGAATCTCGATATGGGTATCCCGCCAGGGCGCGAGTGGTGGCCGGCGACCGAGGTACTCGTTGCCGACGTTATGACCCCCGACAAAGGCGCGCTCGCCATCGACGATGACCAGCTTGCGGTGATTGCGGAAGTTGAGCTGGAAGCGATTGACAAAGCCGGGATGCGTGGCGAATGAGCGCACGTGGACGCCGGCTTCCTCCAGCGCACGCAGGTAGGCCCGGCCTAGCGCGTGACAGCCGATGCTGTCGTATAGGAAATAGACCCTGACCCCCGCCTTGGCACGCGCGCACAGGCGGCGTTGCAGTTCGAGTCCAAGCTCATCATCATGAACGATGAAGAACTGGACCACCACGACCTGCGTGGCGGCATCGATCGCGGCGAAGATCGCCTGGAAGGTCGCCTCGCCGTTGACCAGCAGCCGCACGTCGTTATTACCCAGGCATGGCATGCCAGTCAGACGCGGCAATGCGCGCATGCATTCCTGGTCGGGGTTCATCACCAGGCAGGCGCTGAGCGAATCCAGCTCCTGGGTACTCATGTTCTGGCGGATCTCGCGCAGACGGTGATTGTTGAAGCGCCGCGCATTGACGTATCCCGCGAAGCGGCTTCGTCCAAAGATCAGATAGGGGATCAGCGAGAAGTACGGCATCATGACCAGCGATCCAGCCCAGGCTATGGCCCCGGGCGCAGTGCGTACGGTCATGACGGCGTGCAGCGCCGCAATCACGCCCAGCACGTGAAGAGACACGACGATCGCTGCAATCACACTAGGGGTCAACATAGGCAGCCGGGGCCGGACGGGATGGACGCTATTCTGGCACAGCACATCACTTCCAACATCCCCAAGCCTCGCACCCGAATCCATGCTGCTTAATTTTTAGGCAGTCCGATGCGCTCCCATGACCCGGCGCGACTGGCGGAGGCGCCGACGCAGTTATCCACACAATCTGTGGATAAGCGACACCACGCACGCGTCGCCGGCCGGACGCCCGATTTCGTTTCATTCCGACGTCAACGCCATCCATTTAAGGAAACACCGATTGTTCGCCCTGCCAACGCTGGCTACGCTGCAACGCGTTTACTTCGCTTTCCAGAGAATGTCGCATGAATGCCCGAACGAACATCGCGCTGCTTGCAAACAGCTCGTCACCCCTGCATCCGCTGCAGGAACTCCTTGCCGTCGCCGGCTACCAATGCAACGTCTTTCACGCCGGGCGTGACCTGATTCAAGGGCTCGGCCATGACACCTACGAGATGCTCCTGATCGACCGTGAGCTGGCCGACATCTCCGCCATCGACGTGATTCGCACCGTCCGGGCGGTGCGCAACCGCGACGTGCCAATCGTGATCTTTGCCAGCGAGAACAATGACGACGACCTCGTCGAG
This genomic interval from Cupriavidus metallidurans CH34 contains the following:
- a CDS encoding TetR/AcrR family transcriptional regulator; translation: MNRTAAPTPPTPPTPPTPPTPPTPPTRTTYRHGDLRRALLEAGIDLARQGGPDAVVLREATRRAGVVPNAAYRHFANRQDLLQAVRAHALSGLAMAMEAELATIPSDAAPAERARASLRAVGAGYLRFALGETGLFRTAFSVPDDVEEDSDPAKAGNSGLNPFELLGAALDRWVEAGLLPVERRPGAEYLAWSAVHGLAILLIDGPLRGRAREQAGVLGQRLLDLVEKGL
- the cls gene encoding cardiolipin synthase, producing the protein MLTPSVIAAIVVSLHVLGVIAALHAVMTVRTAPGAIAWAGSLVMMPYFSLIPYLIFGRSRFAGYVNARRFNNHRLREIRQNMSTQELDSLSACLVMNPDQECMRALPRLTGMPCLGNNDVRLLVNGEATFQAIFAAIDAATQVVVVQFFIVHDDELGLELQRRLCARAKAGVRVYFLYDSIGCHALGRAYLRALEEAGVHVRSFATHPGFVNRFQLNFRNHRKLVIVDGERAFVGGHNVGNEYLGRRPPLAPWRDTHIEIRGAVVLELQMTFAEDWYWAAHEVPYLLLPPPRRFGDMVCQIVPSGPADAQETCSLFFVEAIQAARKRIWITSPYFVPDEAVSAMLRLAVLRGVDVRILIPARPDHYVVYGASTIYAHQAVCAGVKVFRYQPGFLHQKVILVDDDAAAVGTANLDNRSFRLNFEMMVMTAHPAFAASVAEMLEADFAQARQIDREDFLGAPAILRVAMHVAKLFAPIL